Proteins encoded together in one Dechloromonas sp. HYN0024 window:
- a CDS encoding 2-hydroxychromene-2-carboxylate isomerase, whose amino-acid sequence MTDTGQAPIDFWFDFSSPYGYLLSEKIDALAAQYGRRVKWHPILLGIIFQATGSRPPADGVSSKGTYMFHDFHRSARFMGIPYNPPSRFPLPTQNAARAYYWLDGQDCALARQFAQATYRAFFVDDRDISSPDTVLDIAGALGVDRAALAAALQSPDIKARLKSECDQALAAGVFGSPHVIIDGEAFFGADRLPQIDHWLKAGGF is encoded by the coding sequence ATGACCGATACCGGCCAAGCCCCGATCGATTTCTGGTTCGATTTTTCCAGCCCCTACGGCTATCTGCTGAGCGAGAAGATCGACGCCCTCGCCGCCCAGTACGGGCGCCGGGTCAAATGGCACCCGATCCTGCTCGGCATCATCTTCCAGGCCACCGGCTCGCGGCCGCCGGCCGACGGGGTGAGCAGCAAGGGCACCTACATGTTCCACGACTTCCACCGCTCGGCCCGATTCATGGGGATTCCCTACAATCCGCCGAGCCGCTTCCCCCTGCCGACGCAGAATGCGGCTCGCGCCTACTACTGGCTGGACGGCCAGGACTGCGCCCTGGCCCGGCAATTTGCCCAGGCCACTTATCGCGCCTTCTTTGTCGACGACCGTGATATTTCCTCACCCGATACCGTCCTCGACATTGCCGGGGCCCTCGGGGTCGATCGGGCCGCCCTTGCCGCCGCCCTGCAAAGCCCGGACATCAAGGCTCGTCTCAAGAGCGAATGCGACCAGGCACTGGCCGCCGGCGTTTTCGGATCGCCGCACGTCATCATCGATGGCGAAGCCTTCTTCGGCGCCGACCGCTTGCCGCAGATCGACCACTGGCTGAAAGCCGGCGGTTTCTGA
- a CDS encoding DMT family transporter, whose amino-acid sequence MPQAATSLTYFKLIAAMFMWGGTWIAGRIIAQEVAAPLAVASLRFVLAGLVVAAFAVSSGRRLPLPAGRQEWGVMAALAFTGVFLYGLCFFYGLQHLAAGRGALVVALNPVMVALLAWLFGQEKMSATKGLGIAIAMAGCLTVIGNGEPLALLQGSVGLGEWLILGCALSWASYTFIGRRVSQTLPALAVTLYASLLGALFLSIAAVFQGDIAPAEWSLKVWASMGFLAIFGTAMAYTWFTSAVHQIGVARASVFINLVPVFAVLQAAVLLDERLGLSVLAGGLLVIAGVWLTSYRKETT is encoded by the coding sequence TTGCCGCAAGCGGCGACTTCACTCACCTATTTCAAGCTGATTGCAGCCATGTTCATGTGGGGCGGCACCTGGATCGCCGGACGCATCATCGCGCAGGAGGTGGCGGCACCGCTCGCCGTCGCCTCCCTGCGCTTTGTGCTGGCCGGGCTGGTCGTCGCCGCCTTTGCCGTAAGCAGCGGTCGTCGCCTGCCATTGCCGGCCGGCCGACAGGAATGGGGTGTGATGGCGGCGCTGGCCTTTACCGGCGTCTTTCTCTACGGCCTGTGCTTTTTCTATGGTCTGCAGCATCTCGCGGCCGGACGCGGCGCCCTGGTTGTCGCCCTTAACCCGGTAATGGTGGCGCTGCTCGCCTGGCTGTTCGGCCAGGAAAAAATGTCGGCCACCAAAGGGCTGGGCATTGCCATCGCCATGGCCGGCTGCCTGACCGTGATTGGCAACGGCGAACCGCTCGCCCTGCTGCAAGGCAGTGTCGGCCTCGGCGAATGGCTGATTCTCGGCTGCGCCCTGAGCTGGGCGTCCTACACCTTCATCGGGCGACGCGTTTCACAAACCCTGCCCGCCCTCGCCGTGACCCTCTATGCCAGCCTGCTCGGCGCCCTTTTCCTCAGCATCGCCGCCGTTTTCCAGGGCGATATTGCACCGGCCGAATGGTCGCTGAAGGTGTGGGCCAGCATGGGCTTTCTCGCCATTTTCGGTACCGCCATGGCCTATACCTGGTTCACCAGCGCAGTGCATCAAATCGGCGTCGCCCGAGCTTCGGTTTTCATCAATCTGGTACCGGTCTTCGCCGTCCTGCAGGCTGCTGTCCTGCTCGACGAGCGCCTCGGCCTGTCGGTTCTGGCGGGTGGCCTGCTGGTCATCGCCGGCGTCTGGTTAACTAGCTATCGCAAGGAAACAACATGA
- a CDS encoding TIGR00730 family Rossman fold protein encodes MKRICVFCGSNAGHHPAYRAEAEKLGRLLAARHIELVYGAGNIGLMGAVADACLEAGGTVIGVIPEALMGKEVAGRAVDHRALTRIEVVDSMHTRKARMAELSDGFIALPGGFGTFEEFCEILTWGQLGFHGKPMGLLNVRGFYDPLLGLFDHAVGEGFLRPQNRAMVLTDTDIDSLLARMANYQPEPVSKWLKEEKQL; translated from the coding sequence ATGAAAAGAATCTGTGTCTTCTGCGGCTCAAATGCCGGCCACCACCCGGCCTACCGTGCCGAAGCGGAGAAACTCGGCCGACTGCTCGCCGCCCGCCACATTGAACTGGTCTACGGGGCCGGCAACATCGGCCTCATGGGCGCGGTTGCCGATGCCTGCCTGGAAGCCGGCGGCACGGTCATTGGCGTCATCCCGGAGGCGCTGATGGGCAAGGAGGTAGCCGGTCGCGCCGTCGATCACCGGGCGCTGACCCGCATCGAGGTGGTCGATTCGATGCACACCCGCAAGGCGCGCATGGCGGAGTTGTCGGATGGCTTCATCGCCCTCCCCGGCGGCTTCGGCACTTTCGAGGAGTTCTGCGAAATCCTGACCTGGGGCCAGCTCGGCTTCCACGGGAAGCCGATGGGCCTACTCAACGTGCGTGGCTTCTACGACCCGCTGCTTGGCCTCTTCGACCACGCTGTCGGCGAAGGCTTTTTGCGGCCGCAGAACCGCGCCATGGTGCTGACTGATACCGACATAGACAGCCTGCTGGCGCGCATGGCGAACTACCAGCCTGAGCCAGTCAGCAAGTGGCTGAAAGAAGAAAAGCAATTGTGA
- a CDS encoding acyl-CoA dehydrogenase family protein: protein MILTQEQEMIRDTMRAFAQERLAPFAADWDRNHTFPGEALKELGELGALGMVVPEEWDGAGMDYMSLVLTLEEIAAGDGATSTIVSVQNSLACGITMKYGTNAQKEEWLKPLARGEKLGCFCLTEPHTGSDAAAITTRADRDGDHFVLNGVKQFITTGKHAQMAIVFAVTDKAAGKKGISCFLIPTATPGFIVGRTEDKMGQHASDTVQIILENCRVPASALLGQEGEGYRIALSNLEAGRIGIAAQSIGMARAAFEAAVHYAKERITFGVPIIDHQAVNFRLADMNTLLDAARLMVWRAATLKDAGKPCLKEASMAKMFASEAAEKIASDAIQIHGGVGYTSDFPVERIYRDVRICQIYEGANDIQRLVIGRSIAAE, encoded by the coding sequence ATGATTCTCACGCAAGAACAGGAAATGATCCGCGACACCATGCGCGCCTTCGCGCAGGAACGTCTCGCCCCCTTCGCCGCTGATTGGGACCGCAACCACACCTTCCCGGGCGAAGCCCTCAAGGAATTGGGCGAACTCGGTGCCCTCGGCATGGTCGTTCCCGAAGAATGGGATGGAGCCGGCATGGATTACATGAGCCTCGTCCTCACCCTCGAGGAAATTGCGGCCGGCGATGGTGCCACATCAACCATCGTTTCCGTCCAGAACTCGCTGGCCTGCGGCATCACCATGAAATACGGCACGAACGCGCAAAAGGAAGAATGGCTCAAGCCTCTGGCCCGCGGCGAAAAGCTCGGTTGCTTCTGCCTGACCGAACCACATACCGGCTCCGATGCTGCGGCCATCACCACCCGCGCCGACCGCGATGGTGACCATTTCGTGCTGAATGGCGTCAAACAGTTCATCACCACGGGCAAGCACGCCCAGATGGCCATTGTTTTTGCCGTAACCGACAAGGCCGCCGGCAAGAAGGGGATTTCCTGCTTCCTGATCCCGACGGCGACGCCGGGCTTCATTGTCGGCCGCACCGAAGACAAGATGGGCCAGCATGCCTCCGACACCGTGCAGATCATTCTGGAAAACTGCCGCGTTCCTGCTTCCGCCTTGCTCGGCCAGGAAGGTGAAGGCTACCGGATCGCCCTCTCCAACCTCGAAGCCGGCCGCATCGGCATTGCCGCCCAGAGCATCGGCATGGCCCGCGCCGCGTTTGAAGCAGCCGTGCACTACGCCAAGGAACGCATCACTTTCGGCGTACCCATCATCGATCATCAGGCAGTCAATTTCCGCCTCGCCGACATGAATACCCTGCTCGACGCCGCCCGCCTCATGGTCTGGCGCGCCGCCACGCTCAAGGATGCCGGCAAGCCCTGCCTGAAAGAAGCCTCAATGGCCAAGATGTTCGCCTCCGAAGCGGCCGAGAAGATCGCCTCGGACGCCATCCAGATTCACGGCGGCGTTGGGTACACCAGTGACTTCCCGGTCGAGCGCATCTACCGCGATGTACGCATTTGCCAGATCTACGAAGGCGCCAATGACATCCAGCGGCTGGTGATTGGACGATCGATCGCCGCCGAGTAA
- a CDS encoding carboxyl transferase domain-containing protein produces MTQLKTQLNPRSADFQANLAAMQTVVADLHEKVEKIALGGPEAARQKHLARGKLLPRERVNGLLDPGTPFLEIGQFAAYGMYGGDVPAASVIAGIGRVNGVECMVVANDATVKGGTYYPLTVKKHLRAQEIALENRLPCVYLVDSGGAFLPMQDEVFPDKEHFGRIFFNQANLSAQGIPQIAAVMGSCTAGGAYVPAMCDESIIVKNQGTIFLGGPPLVKAATGEVVSAEDLGGADVHTRISGVVDHLAENDAHALAIARRIVKDLNWKKQPPVTLTVPTEPLYGAEELYGVIPTDSKKPFDVREIIARIVDGSDFDEFKARYGTTLVCGFARIYGYPVGIVANNGILFSESALKGAHFIELCAQRGIPLVFLQNITGFMVGRKYENGGIARDGAKMVTAVATAKVPKFTVVIGGSFGAGNYGMCGRAYSPRFLWMWPNARISVMGGEQAAGVLATVKRDGIEAGGKTWSAEEEAAFKAPIRDQYETQGHPYYASARLWDDGIIDPADTRRVLGLGLSASMNAPAEETKFGIFRM; encoded by the coding sequence ATGACCCAACTCAAAACCCAGCTCAACCCGCGCTCGGCCGATTTCCAGGCCAACCTGGCGGCCATGCAGACCGTGGTGGCCGATCTTCATGAAAAAGTCGAGAAGATCGCCCTTGGCGGCCCCGAAGCGGCGCGTCAGAAGCACCTCGCCCGCGGCAAGCTGCTGCCCCGCGAGCGCGTCAATGGCCTGCTCGATCCCGGCACCCCCTTCCTCGAGATCGGACAATTCGCGGCGTATGGGATGTATGGTGGCGACGTGCCAGCCGCTTCGGTGATTGCCGGCATTGGCCGGGTCAATGGCGTCGAATGCATGGTCGTTGCCAATGATGCCACCGTGAAGGGCGGCACCTACTACCCGCTGACCGTCAAAAAGCATCTGCGGGCCCAGGAAATCGCCCTCGAAAACCGCCTCCCCTGCGTCTATCTGGTCGACTCCGGCGGTGCCTTCCTGCCCATGCAGGACGAGGTCTTTCCCGACAAGGAACATTTCGGCCGCATCTTCTTCAACCAGGCCAACCTGTCGGCCCAGGGCATTCCGCAGATCGCCGCCGTCATGGGTTCGTGCACGGCCGGCGGCGCCTACGTGCCGGCCATGTGTGACGAGTCGATCATCGTCAAGAACCAGGGCACGATCTTTTTGGGCGGCCCGCCGCTGGTCAAGGCAGCGACCGGCGAAGTGGTCTCGGCTGAAGACCTCGGCGGGGCCGACGTCCATACGCGCATTTCCGGCGTCGTCGATCATCTTGCCGAAAATGACGCACACGCCCTCGCCATCGCCCGGCGCATCGTCAAGGATCTCAACTGGAAGAAGCAGCCGCCGGTCACCCTGACCGTCCCGACCGAGCCGCTTTATGGTGCCGAAGAGTTGTACGGCGTCATCCCGACCGACAGCAAAAAGCCCTTCGACGTGCGCGAAATCATCGCCCGCATTGTCGACGGTTCCGATTTTGACGAGTTCAAGGCTCGCTACGGCACGACCCTGGTCTGCGGCTTTGCGCGGATTTACGGCTACCCGGTCGGTATCGTCGCCAACAATGGCATCCTGTTCAGCGAATCCGCCCTGAAAGGCGCCCACTTCATCGAACTCTGCGCCCAGCGTGGCATTCCGCTCGTCTTTTTGCAGAACATCACCGGCTTCATGGTCGGCCGCAAATACGAAAACGGCGGCATCGCCCGCGATGGTGCCAAGATGGTCACCGCCGTCGCCACCGCCAAGGTGCCAAAATTCACCGTCGTCATCGGCGGCAGCTTCGGTGCCGGCAACTACGGCATGTGCGGTCGCGCCTACAGCCCCCGCTTCCTCTGGATGTGGCCGAATGCCCGAATTTCCGTCATGGGCGGCGAACAGGCTGCCGGCGTACTGGCCACCGTCAAGCGCGACGGCATCGAAGCAGGCGGCAAGACCTGGAGCGCCGAAGAAGAGGCCGCCTTCAAGGCCCCGATCCGCGACCAATACGAAACCCAGGGCCACCCCTACTACGCCAGCGCCCGACTGTGGGACGACGGCATCATCGACCCGGCCGACACCCGCCGCGTTCTTGGCCTCGGCCTGTCGGCCTCGATGAATGCACCTGCCGAAGAAACGAAATTCGGCATTTTCCGGATGTAA
- a CDS encoding acetyl-CoA C-acyltransferase — protein MNDPIVIVSAARTAMGAFQGGFAGLTAANLGAVAIKAAVERAGIDANLIEEVLMGCVLQAGQGQAPARQAALQAGLPLSAGCATIHKVCGSAMKATMLGHDGILAGSYGAAVVGGMESMTNAPYLLPKARGGYRLGHGQMMDHMFMDGLEDAYSKETRGRLMGTFAEECASSYGFTREAQDEFAIRSTTRAIEASNNGSFAWEIAPTTVTGRKGDVVIDKDEGPFAVNVDKIPTLKPAFKKDGTVTPANSSSISDGAAAMVLMRASQAAKLGLQPIARIVGHTTHAGVPALFPSAPVGAMQKLFAKTGWTAESVDLYEINEAFAVVTMASLHDLKLDPAKVNIHGGACALGHPIGASGARIIVTLLGALRKYGLKRGVASLCIGGGEATALAVEML, from the coding sequence ATGAATGACCCGATCGTTATCGTTTCCGCCGCCCGCACCGCCATGGGCGCATTTCAGGGTGGCTTTGCCGGACTGACCGCCGCCAACCTCGGTGCCGTCGCCATCAAGGCCGCAGTCGAGCGTGCCGGCATCGATGCCAACCTGATCGAGGAAGTGCTCATGGGCTGCGTCCTGCAAGCCGGCCAGGGCCAGGCCCCGGCTCGCCAGGCAGCCTTGCAGGCCGGCCTGCCGCTGTCGGCTGGCTGCGCCACCATCCACAAGGTCTGTGGTTCGGCCATGAAGGCAACCATGCTCGGTCACGACGGCATCCTCGCCGGCTCCTACGGCGCGGCGGTCGTCGGCGGCATGGAATCAATGACAAACGCCCCCTACCTGCTGCCCAAGGCACGCGGCGGCTATCGTCTGGGCCACGGCCAGATGATGGACCACATGTTCATGGACGGCCTCGAAGATGCCTACTCCAAGGAAACCCGTGGTCGCCTGATGGGTACTTTCGCCGAGGAATGCGCCAGCAGCTACGGTTTCACGCGTGAAGCACAGGACGAATTCGCCATCCGCTCGACTACCCGCGCCATCGAAGCCAGCAACAACGGCAGCTTCGCCTGGGAAATCGCCCCGACCACCGTCACCGGCCGCAAGGGCGATGTCGTGATCGACAAGGATGAAGGCCCGTTTGCCGTCAATGTCGACAAGATTCCGACCCTCAAGCCGGCCTTCAAGAAGGATGGCACGGTTACCCCGGCCAACTCGTCCTCGATTTCCGACGGCGCCGCCGCCATGGTCCTGATGCGCGCTTCACAAGCCGCCAAGCTCGGCCTCCAGCCGATTGCCCGCATCGTTGGCCACACCACCCATGCAGGCGTCCCCGCCCTGTTCCCCTCGGCCCCGGTCGGCGCCATGCAGAAGCTGTTCGCCAAAACCGGGTGGACGGCCGAATCGGTTGATCTCTACGAAATCAACGAAGCTTTCGCCGTCGTCACCATGGCCTCCCTGCACGACCTCAAGCTCGACCCGGCCAAGGTCAATATCCACGGCGGCGCCTGCGCCCTCGGTCACCCAATCGGCGCCTCCGGCGCCCGCATCATCGTCACCCTGCTCGGCGCCCTCAGAAAGTACGGTCTGAAGCGCGGCGTTGCCAGCCTGTGCATCGGCGGTGGCGAAGCAACGGCCCTGGCCGTGGAAATGCTGTAA
- a CDS encoding isovaleryl-CoA dehydrogenase codes for MNIPSLDFGLGEDINLLRDAVKAFADAEIAPRAAEVDRVNEFPADLWKKFGDMGLLGMTAGEEYGGTNMGYLAHIVALEEISRASASIGLSYGAHSNLCVNQIRRNGTEAQRQKYLPKLISGDHVGALAMSEPNAGSDVVSMQLKAEKKGDRYVLNGAKMWITNGGDADTLVVYAKTDPTAGAKGMTAFIVEKGFAGFSHGTHLDKLGMRGSNTFPLFFDNCEIPEENILGGVGNGTKVLMSGLDYERAVLCGGPLGIMAACMDVVVPFIHERKQFGQAIGEFQLMQGKVADMYSTWMANRAYVYALGKACDNTDHARTLRKDAAGAILYSAEKATWMAGEAIQTLGGVGYTNEFPVGRLWRDAKLYEIGAGTSEIRRMLIGRELFAETA; via the coding sequence ATGAACATTCCCAGCCTCGATTTCGGCCTCGGCGAAGACATCAACCTGCTTCGCGATGCGGTAAAGGCATTTGCCGATGCCGAAATCGCCCCGCGCGCCGCTGAAGTGGACCGCGTTAACGAATTCCCGGCCGATTTGTGGAAGAAATTCGGCGACATGGGTCTGCTCGGCATGACCGCCGGTGAAGAGTACGGCGGCACCAACATGGGCTACCTGGCCCACATCGTGGCGCTCGAGGAGATCTCCCGCGCTTCGGCCTCGATTGGCCTGTCCTATGGCGCCCACTCGAATCTCTGCGTGAACCAGATTCGCCGCAATGGCACCGAGGCCCAGCGCCAGAAATACCTGCCCAAGCTGATTTCCGGCGACCATGTCGGCGCGCTGGCGATGTCCGAGCCGAATGCCGGCTCCGACGTCGTCTCGATGCAGCTCAAGGCCGAGAAAAAGGGTGACCGCTACGTCCTCAACGGGGCCAAGATGTGGATCACCAACGGTGGCGATGCCGACACCCTGGTGGTGTACGCCAAGACCGACCCCACGGCCGGCGCCAAGGGCATGACCGCCTTTATCGTCGAGAAGGGTTTCGCCGGGTTCTCCCACGGCACCCACCTCGACAAGCTGGGCATGCGCGGCTCCAACACCTTCCCGCTCTTCTTCGACAACTGTGAAATACCGGAAGAAAACATTCTCGGTGGCGTCGGCAACGGCACCAAGGTGCTGATGTCCGGCCTCGACTATGAACGCGCCGTGCTCTGCGGCGGCCCGCTCGGCATCATGGCTGCCTGCATGGACGTCGTCGTGCCCTTCATCCACGAGCGCAAGCAGTTCGGCCAGGCAATCGGTGAATTCCAGCTGATGCAGGGCAAGGTCGCCGACATGTATTCGACCTGGATGGCCAACCGCGCCTATGTCTATGCGCTGGGCAAGGCCTGCGACAACACTGATCACGCACGCACCCTGCGCAAGGATGCCGCCGGAGCGATTCTCTATTCGGCCGAAAAGGCGACCTGGATGGCTGGCGAGGCGATTCAGACCCTGGGTGGCGTCGGCTATACCAACGAATTTCCGGTCGGCCGTTTGTGGCGTGATGCGAAGCTCTACGAGATCGGGGCAGGCACCTCGGAAATCCGTAGAATGCTGATTGGTCGCGAACTTTTCGCCGAAACCGCATAA
- the can gene encoding carbonate dehydratase, producing MTVTLRTLTANDTEALEQVRQYFRNYAAWLGVDLSYQNFDQEMASLPGTYVAPQGRLFFAEVDGRPAGCVGVRPLTDSDGVCEMKRLYVAPEERGHGVGAALALAAIKAAKEIGFRKLMIDTLPNMRMAVKLYRELGFTEAPNYYQTPLEGTMFLALDLENWSEEEIRSENLSHLFDFNRAWAGQMREVDPTYFDKLSQLQTPEFLWIGCSDSRVPANQIVGLLPGEVFVHRNVANVVVHTDLNCLSVIQYAVDVLKVKHIMVVGHYGCGGVGAALRRDRVGVVDLWLRHVHDVHNKHLANVDSLPESLRHDRLCELNVLEQVVNVCHNPVVQDAWARGQQLTVHGWIYGLKDGLIHDLGITVDCPQDLPTRYDAALKALDA from the coding sequence ATGACTGTTACCCTACGCACCCTCACCGCCAACGACACCGAAGCCCTGGAGCAGGTTCGCCAGTACTTCCGCAATTACGCGGCCTGGCTTGGTGTCGATCTGTCCTATCAGAACTTCGATCAGGAAATGGCCTCCCTGCCTGGCACCTATGTGGCGCCACAGGGCCGGTTGTTCTTTGCCGAGGTTGATGGCCGCCCGGCCGGCTGCGTCGGCGTCCGGCCGCTCACAGACAGCGATGGCGTGTGCGAAATGAAACGCCTCTACGTCGCCCCCGAAGAGCGTGGCCACGGCGTCGGCGCTGCACTCGCCCTGGCGGCGATCAAGGCAGCCAAGGAGATCGGCTTCCGCAAGCTGATGATCGACACCCTGCCCAACATGCGCATGGCCGTAAAGCTCTACCGCGAGCTGGGCTTCACCGAAGCGCCGAATTACTACCAGACGCCGCTCGAAGGCACGATGTTCCTCGCCCTCGACCTCGAGAACTGGTCGGAAGAGGAAATCCGCAGCGAAAACCTGTCGCACCTGTTTGACTTCAACCGCGCCTGGGCCGGCCAGATGCGGGAAGTTGACCCGACCTATTTCGACAAGCTATCGCAATTGCAGACCCCGGAATTTCTCTGGATCGGCTGCTCCGATTCGCGCGTTCCGGCCAACCAGATCGTCGGCCTGCTGCCGGGCGAGGTATTCGTCCATCGCAACGTCGCCAATGTCGTGGTGCACACTGACCTAAACTGCCTGTCGGTCATCCAGTACGCCGTCGATGTGTTGAAAGTGAAGCACATCATGGTCGTCGGTCACTATGGCTGCGGCGGCGTCGGTGCGGCGCTGCGCCGCGACCGGGTCGGCGTTGTCGATCTCTGGCTGCGCCATGTCCATGACGTGCACAACAAGCATCTCGCCAATGTCGACAGCCTGCCCGAGTCCTTGCGCCATGACCGCCTGTGCGAACTGAACGTGCTCGAACAGGTGGTGAACGTCTGCCACAACCCGGTCGTTCAGGATGCCTGGGCACGCGGTCAGCAACTCACCGTGCACGGCTGGATCTACGGCCTCAAGGATGGCCTGATCCACGACCTCGGCATTACCGTCGACTGCCCGCAGGATTTACCCACCCGTTACGACGCCGCATTGAAAGCGTTGGACGCCTAA